ATGGAGATATAAACATCCACTAGGGAAAGCTAGCATGGCAAATGTAATAAACCATCCTTCAAGGTTTCTCCATTTAGCCATCTCCCTAATTATTCTCATAATCTTCCTAATACCCTTAATCACCTTTCTTAATAACAACAACTCATTGATCTTCACCATGATTACTAAGCCCTACTTTTCTTATTACTTAACCTCCTTTAATAATCAAAGCCACCAATCCCATTATCCTTGGAGATTTTCTTGGAGGAATACCTTTATCAATAGCTTAGAATTTGAAGGAAATGTTAAttatccatcatcatcatcatcatctaattATTCCAATGATGTTTCTAGAGCAATTTCACCAGATTTTACAAAGTGTGGCCCAGTTGATTTGCCTCCCAATGCAATAACATCACCCTATTGTTGTCCAACTTTGGCAACTCCCTTTAAATTCATAGATTTCAAAGATTATTTAATCAATGCCACTTACAACAAGTACAAAAATAATAGTTCAATTATTAGGGTTAGAAGGCCAGCACATTTGGTAGATGATGAGTTCATAGCCAAGTTAGAAAAAGGTATTGCCATCATGAAATCACTTCCTAATGATGACCCACGTAATTTCATACAACAAGCTAAAGTTCATTGTGCTTATTGCAATGGTGGATATCCTCAAAAACACCCCTTCCAAGATCAAAAGATTGATGTGCATAGGTCAtggcttttcttccctttccatAGGTTTTACATTTATTTCTTTGAGAGAATCTTGGGAACCCTAATTGGGGATCCAAGTTTTGCTTTACCTTATTGGAATTGGGATTCCATTCAAGGTATGCAAATTCCATCATATTTCACCACTCCAAATTCTTCACTTTACCATAAACTTAGACACTACAAGCACATGCCACCCCACTTGGTTGATCTTAACTATGATATTCTATCTCCCAAAATTAGAACACAAGATCAACAAATTTCCTACAACCTTGCCTTCATGTACAAGCAAATGGTTTTAGCCAACACCAAAGAGTTATTCATGGGAAGCCCTTATCGTCT
The sequence above is drawn from the Arachis hypogaea cultivar Tifrunner chromosome 4, arahy.Tifrunner.gnm2.J5K5, whole genome shotgun sequence genome and encodes:
- the LOC112797621 gene encoding polyphenol oxidase I, chloroplastic, with protein sequence MANVINHPSRFLHLAISLIILIIFLIPLITFLNNNNSLIFTMITKPYFSYYLTSFNNQSHQSHYPWRFSWRNTFINSLEFEGNVNYPSSSSSSNYSNDVSRAISPDFTKCGPVDLPPNAITSPYCCPTLATPFKFIDFKDYLINATYNKYKNNSSIIRVRRPAHLVDDEFIAKLEKGIAIMKSLPNDDPRNFIQQAKVHCAYCNGGYPQKHPFQDQKIDVHRSWLFFPFHRFYIYFFERILGTLIGDPSFALPYWNWDSIQGMQIPSYFTTPNSSLYHKLRHYKHMPPHLVDLNYDILSPKIRTQDQQISYNLAFMYKQMVLANTKELFMGSPYRLGDPAQPGPGSVELAPHNSIHDWLGAVDTPNHEDMGTFYTAARDPIFYAHHSNVDRLWELWTKLEGGRRDYRDDPNWLDSKFFFYDENLNLVRVKVRDCLDTKLLGYVYEEVDLPWLNVNPKPRRTKMQREAKKSSILASKPITKFPFVLDSKVSISVKRPKKLRSKEEKEQEEEVLVIEVTELQSYENVKFDVHIDDDEDMLSDENHAEFVGTFVSLPHGNHGHKSNTRFMVGISKVLENLEAEEDDHIVVTLVPMIGKGDVTIGRINIQFMSK